In a single window of the Palaemon carinicauda isolate YSFRI2023 chromosome 10, ASM3689809v2, whole genome shotgun sequence genome:
- the LOC137648566 gene encoding uncharacterized protein produces MEEQLRVLREELRLSKEREERLLVENERLNWENAAMQKELRELKGTVERVEEGVEMRMRENEERMEKRMEDMMGQVMGMMKTIMGEGAVGGVSSASGNGLIVDEKVKVSDNGKGSDSDSSNSDGDIEDKGIRHSKDEQKGERKDERKGKSDVKKGKKKYQADSKDDREWVKVVSKKKGKKGMVKDRNLSVEVDSLYSNGEEGNKGVDSDDSSENERDVCKTVFMREVPRCERFNEHSSRDVYDFFKEYERYCQDKYGDSKRVWARELGEYLTGYLLTMYGVIMSVGDVDYESVKQRIIEQVKRMKGSVKYKRKNDFDEARMNAGEAISMYVCRLETLARKKYGDEGINKNKELMRKFLATVPENVAEFVNLKRKEKMRWTKERLTWDDILEIVEDYELDRCMKESKSVSVRTGMEESVPEFVSFRDALLNQLERRLTPSFEDKLIRGGLGYVRM; encoded by the coding sequence atggaggagcaattaagggttttgagggaggaattgcggctgagtaaggagcgtgaggagaggttgctagtagagaatgagaggttgaactgggagaatgcggcgatgcagaaggagcttagggagttgaagggaactgtagagagagtggaagagggtgttgagatgaggatgcgagagaatgaagaacgaatggagaaacgaatggaagatatgatggggcaagtcatggggatgatgaaaactataatgggggaaggtgcagtcggaggagtgtcctcagcttcgggtaatgggttgatagtggatgagaaggttaaggttagtgataatgggaaaggaagtgatagtgatagtagtaatagtgatggtgatattgaagataagggaattaggcatagtaaggatgaacagaaaggtgagaggaaagatgaaaggaaaggtaaaagtgatgtgaagaaagggaagaaaaagtatcaggctgatagcaaggacgatcgtgaatgggtgaaagtggtaagtaagaaaaagggtaagaaaggaatggttaaggataggaatttaagtgtggaagtggattcattatattcgaatggggaagaaggtaacaagggagtagacagtgatgatagcagtgagaatgaacgtgatgtgtgtaagactgtgtttatgagagaggtacctcggtgtgaaaggttcaatgagcatagcagtagggatgtatatgattttttcaaggagtatgagaggtattgtcaggataagtatggtgatagtaaaagagtttgggctagggagttaggagaatatttgactgggtatttgttgacgatgtatggagtgataatgagtgtaggggacgttgattatgaaagtgtgaaacagagaataattgagcaggtaaaacgtatgaaagggagtgttaagtataagcgtaagaatgattttgatgaagcacggatgaatgcaggagaagcgatatcaatgtacgtatgtaggttggaaacgttagctaggaagaagtatggggatgaaggtataaataagaataaggagttaatgaggaagtttttggctactgtacccgagaatgttgccgagtttgttaatttgaaacggaaggagaaaatgaggtggacgaaagaaagattgacatgggatgatattttagagatagttgaggattacgagttggataggtgtatgaaagaaagtaaatctgtgagtgtaagaactggaatggaggaaagtgtgccagaatttgttagttttagagatgct